The genome window NNNNNNNNNNNNNNNNNNNNNNNNNNNNNNNNNNNNNNNNNNNNNNNNNNNNNNccccccccccacacacgcacaccaacaCCAACAAAAAAACGACCAGCCCTATACACCCCAttcactccccctcccctcacgtTCTCCAGGTGCGCAGGGAGACCGTTAAGAAGTGAGAGAAGTTGCGGCACCACCCGAAACGCAGCTCGATCgtgccctcctcgccctgCAACGCAGCGTGTGAGTGTAACGTCGGTTGATTATCAAAGAGTCTTGCAAGGAGTGATTGAAAAAGAACGACTCGCCTTTCAGTTTGGTGTCGATCCTGCGGTGGCCATCTCTGTGACCTCTTTCTGTCAaactcttcttctcccccaccctcccctcctcccctccagcacacagacacccacagagagagacacaaacTTTCTCTCTGGCATTCTTTGTTTGCTTCACTCTTTCCGTGCCGACCTTCTatatttttctctttcgatCGGCTTTGACTCTCCTTATTggtctctctcactctctcttgTCTGCTAGCTCTATCCAGGTGGGAGATGTGAGTGTTTGCATCTGTATATGCAGACGTGCTAACTCTTCCGGTGtctgccctctccttccgtttcctccccccgctcGTTTCTCCTTGTCATTCtgcgttttcttctctcccacgcATATCTCATTccttgtctgtgtgtgcgtgtgtgtgtgtgtcagtcGTGCTccatcctcctctctgtgctcgCCAGTGTGAGGGACACGTGAGGTGTGAACTTCAGTGCTatttattattattattcgCGCCTTGGTGTACTTGTGAGGccatcgcccccccccctctcctcccttctctgttTCGCCCTGTTCCCACCCatcccaccccccccccccaaaaggGAACAGCGCTGAAGGCAATCGCCTTCTTGTGgagcttttctttttcgtctCTGCCTGTACAGTatccgcctctctcttctctggtGTTGCGTGGGTgccttctctcactctcctTTCACATTAAAAGCTTCATCGGCCTCTCGTTTGTCCGTGTGTGTAGGCGGTGGTTACGAgtttcttgtgtgtgtgtgtgtgtgttacaGCAGATCATTGGCGTCGTTGAGCAAGCCAGAAACACTGCACGAAACCGTCAAGAACACCACCATCAATACAGAAGCCACAGCAACGAAGAGTTTCGGGCGTGTATTGCTTTGCATTGATCTTTCTCCCACTCTCTGTGCGTTGTGCCTCTCTCCGAGCGTGTGAGTGCGTGACTCCCGTGTACGCTCTTGCGTTTCCTGATATTCGATGTAACTTCTGCGTGATGCGTACACGCCCCTCTCCACACCTCACCCCACGCGGTTGTTGAACTCCTTTGCCGCTCACTgactctctcttttgtttgtttgtttgtttgtctccccttttcccctctttaTTTCTGCGAAAAAGGAGTACTCCGGACCACACCactttgtctctctccccgcgtgctctctttccctgtaGGGTGCGGGCCCCACTATTTTATTTTTGCGCGCGCTTCTGTAGCTCTTTGGACGCGTGCCCCCAGACTAGAAGCACTGCCCTCTTGTCCTCCGTCGTTTGTATTCTAGTGcgtttcgcttctctctctcttccccgccctgcccctcctcccctcctctcccctcctcctctctctttctctttgccaCGCTTGTCTCCtctgtgttgttgtttcATCAGCGTTTGACTTTGATTGCCGCCAGTCgacttcccctcctcccctgtcCGTGTTTTctccgcgcgcacacacacacctcttctcttgctttgcctgtgcgtgcctcGGTTGTTGTGCAAACACTTcgcggttgctgctgcttcgccaccCCCAAGCACCCGTACCTGCCCGAATATAATCCCCGGTGCACTTACGCATCTCGTCTTGattgtctctctgtctctctcttctttggtCATTTGTTTATTTCTGCTTGCCTGTGCATGGGTTTGGGTGTGGTGCATCCTTTCCTCTGGCTGTTTCTTCGTGGCAGTTCGTTCTTTCACTACTGTTGTCATTGTCCTGTCTGGTTGTTGTCTTACTCCCGTTACTCGTGTTgcttctcgtctctctcatcctgctctctctctccctctctggtGCGGAGCAGGTAGGCGTGCGTTCGGTCGCTCCGCTCCTTCTTCCTTGCGTGTTGCTTAGGTGGGTATGGGTGCTGCGACGCACATACTGCAGTGGtgttctcctctcttgtCTTTCTCTACGGCTCGGCGCTTGTTGCGGTGCTTGCGAGAAAACGAACGATACCGAGAGGAAAACCCAAGAagcgtgtgggtgtctgtgtgaagGGAGGCAGAGCGCGACGTCAAAACACCCAACCACCACGAAGTGAAGCAGGCACGCGTGGACACACATACCTATTTCGAAGGAAAGCCACGTCTCCGGCTTGctctctcacccctctccctctcagtTCTCTTTGCTTAgtctcgtttttttttccttctctttgttgttgttgttgctctctgTTGTATCCCTTCGCCCTCGTAACTCGAGCTCACTTTTCAAGCACTCTCGCTACTTGTTGCTCTTGTtgctcttgttgttgtttgtctcccttctcttctacacacccacgcccacacgcacacccatcttggtgtgggcgtgggtgtgAGTATATGTTTGCCAGCGCGCGAACCTCCTGACATTCTCCTTTTACTTTCAGTGCCACTAAAAGCGCACACTTCCGGAGAGACGCACTGTGCcgtgtttttctcttttctttgctctccaCTCattctttctccccctccccctcgcgtGCGCTTTATGTAATGATGCTACCGCCTAGTGCACCGTCTTGGGATCCAGGCCCACCTGACCCGGCTCTGTACTCCACAACCTCCTCGCACGACGACACACCCGAGTACGCTGACACTCCCACTTCACCGAGTTGTTTGCACAGTGTACGCAAGACACCACGTGGACTCTCTGCTGAAGATGGCACGGCCTCTCCAACCCCCGCTTCTATGGAGATGTCAAAGAGGGAAACTCACCATTCCCAGTGTAGCACTGCTCAACCTCTGAAGCCACTCACGGCAGGGCTATCTCTAGCGTCCGTGGCTGAGGTGCCACGCTGCACGTTGGCGGGAGTAACGAcgcaacgcagcagcgatCTACCACATTCCTCCAtggacggcggtggcgtgtcCTCGGCATTGATTCGAGCAACACCTACAGAGTCCCTAGCGCAAGTGGATGGTCCGCTGCGATTGCCGTTGTTTACCAACCCGTCCTCTGTACGCCTGCGCCTGGACGTGATGCTGCAAGTATCCAGCGGCAACGCAATCTCTGACCAGGCTAGAACCAGCGTATCCTCAACATCAAGCAATCGCAGAGAGGTCTCCAGGACGCGGCAACAGTCCCCGCTAACCTTCGTTTCTCAGCTGCCCTCCGACTCCTGCATACGAGCATCGTCGTTGGCGGGATTTTGTGTCCAACATGTCAAGGCGCACGGGCGCAACGAAGGACCGTTTCCTGCCCCGCCGTCGGTGCACCCCGCCTTGTCGACGACTAATTCCGCGGGCGTAGTGTCCGTCTTATCTGATACGCACTTTGACAGGAGTGTCGATGATGCATGCGGTACCGTCGAGTCGAACTTTATTggagccgccgctgcgtcgtgcACGGTAGTGCATGCGACTCCGAGCGCATTTGGCACTCCACCTCGCCCCAGCACtgcgctcagcagcagtcTCGCCGGCGTCGGCGGAGCGCCATCATTAAACTCTTCCAATCCCTCGACTAGTGTGTCTGCTCTGAAGGATCGCCatagcagcggcaccggcatGGACTGGGTGCCGAGTAAATCGAGCTCGCTACAACCATTCCGCGCGAGCTTGCTCGACAGCGACGATGTCGGCGCAGAGGACTTTGGCAGCGAAGTGTCGGGCACAGAGGTCACCTCTGTCAGAGTGGAGGTCTCTCACAGAAGGTGCGATAGCGCAGTGGCGGGAGGCCGGTGTAGTCGCCTGGCTAGTGGGAGAAGCGTCAGCACCCCTGTCAGTGGTGCGCTCGGTGGTTTCGCACCGGATGTAAGCGGCACCTCAGCAGGGGGAACGACAGCCAGTGCCGCAGCTGTCCGACCCGCAGGAACGGGGAGCGGTGGCGGAGCCGAGGTGCAAGCGACTGGGTGCCCCTTTGGTTGGCGCAtgttctcctccctcacctcccaGCGCGgtagcggcgacggcggagCGCCTGCATCGTCCCTAGGCATATTTCAAAGCggcctttttctttccatgGACGAGAGCGACGCGCTGCCGGCGTCTGTCATGGACGTGCCCATGACGCCACAGAGCTTTTCAACAATGCTGCTGGCGCGGGAGAACGGCGAGGGGGTGCCGTACACCTttcgcaccagcagcgccgcttccgTGTCGACAACAAACGGTGCGCGcgtctctccttttcctcctcctgtgcCCGAGTGTAGCGACACGCTACTTGGGCTGTCCTCACAGCAGGCGACGATTCTGTCAGGAGCCGCGGAGGAAGTCTGGTGCAGAGACAGGGTGACCGTAAAAAGAACGGAGGAGTGGTGCGTCGACGGCGGGGATCGCGACAGCCACGGGGCATGCACCAGGAGTACGACTGTCACCTCCGGGTTCGGACAGCGCCCCAGCCTGGTCACCGACAGCGGAAGCGCTGGGCTCGTCTTGGGCGGACACTACATGACGCCGCTCAGCAGCTTTCATCTCGCCACTGGCAGCAGTCAGCCGGAGATGCCCATGAGCGGTGTCAACGTGGACGAGATCCCTTCCACCCCAACAGACCTCACCGCTTTaccccacccaccgccgctgttctctgcgcgccaccggcgccagcggcaAGGCGGTCTTCACCGCAActgtggcggcggtgtgggcagcagcagctcccgCGTAGATTGGGAGACGGGCGTAATCGAAACGGACAGGCTGGATCGCGCGCGAGCGGTATCAAAGGATAGCGCAAGGTCGTACGAGATTGTGAACGAGAAGTACGTTATGTATGATTACGAGCTGGGCAAAGGGTCCTACTCGACAGTGAAGTTGTCCTATAACTTGGTGGATGGCCATTTCTACGCCGTGAAGGTACTGGATTGTGCTCGACTAAAGCGTCGCCAGCTTGGCTCCGAGGCAAGTCTGTGCAAGATTGATCAAGAAATCACAATGATGAAGCAGGTGCAGCACAGAAACATTATCGCGCTACACGAGGTTATTCGCGACCCCAGCATGCGCTACGTCTACCTTGTGCTAGAACTGGCGGAGTCCAGGGAGGTGCTATCGATGCGAGACAACGGTGATGTGCTGCCACGCGGCGAGAACGCTGCCTCCAAGGCCTACCCGGAGGACACCACGCGTGAGATTGTGAAAGGGCTACTGCAGGCACTCATGTACGCGCACTACCTTGGCGTTGCGCACCGCGACATCAAACCGTCTAACGTGCTGCGCACTGCGGACGGCACAGTGAAGCTGTGCGACTTTGGTGTCTCGGTTCTTGCTGGGGAAGTTGCAATGCAGCTGAACCGCGAAGGCAGCGTGGCGTTCTTGGCCCCGGagttgctgctgtcgaggGAGGCGGATGTTTCGCGCTCTGTGACGCCGCCCGACTCATCTCCGAGCACCACACAAAACAGGAGCGCGCTGCACATACTCGGTGACGACACGCTAGCCAGGACCGCGTGCATAACTGTCACCTCGACTACAACAACCACGAGTGCAATGCAGCTTGCCAGCTCCGTCAGGCAGGCTTCACCCAtggaggaggccgccacGTCGGCCCCGTGTCTCACCGCTGTGTTCGCAGACGCCCCCCTACAACCCAGCCCACGTGCGACATCGTCACGTTCGCCGCAGCGAGAGATGGCGAGCCTCAGTGGCGACACTTCGAGTAGCATTCCTCCACAGGCGTCATCTGTatctctgccgcagcgcgacgcccgcggtgacggtggcgccCCCCATCGAGCTTTCTTCCGCACCTCCTCACTGTCCCcccgcggcactgcagcacctgccCATGGCACCGCAGACGTGATGGCGTCTGCTACTCCTTGCAGTGGTAATGTCTCCGCTGCGTCACCGCTGACGGGTACATCTTGGACGTCCACCCCggccgtgcagcagctgggctATCCGTTGATAGCCGTTGACCACACACCGGTCGACCTGTTCAAGGCGGACGTCTTCGCGCTGGGGGTGACCGTGTATACCATGCTCCTAGGCCAGCTACCGTGGCGggcgtcgagtgcggagTCGCAGCGCACAGCCATACTCGCCGAGCCCGATCCTTTTCTGCGCCTCTACAAGGCGGCGTACGGCGACGCCTACACGTGGCCGGCAAAAATTCGAGAGGCGTGCATGCCGTGTTGTGACATGATCGCCGGCGACGCTTTCCCCGTCACCTCCCCTGCTACCATGTTGGCAAGCAACAAAGATGGCCGCAGCGCCAGTCACGGCAATGCGAACTCAGAGCGAAGTGAGGAGCCGCGGGTGTGTGCAGCGGAAAAGGGCAATGGAGCGGCGCCGTCACGAACGACTGCCCTCCCCTGTAAGTGGACCCAGTGGAGCAGCACGGGAGCGAGCCAGGACGAATGCACCTCGGGGCCGGAGAGGTGTGCGCTGACAGCGATGAAGTTGGTTGCCGCTCCTCACTTTTACTGCGATGTCACCACTCGGAGAGACCCCAACTCGGTCAACCACGTCGCTgagtgcagcagcaaaacTACTGGTTTGTCGTGTCCCACGAGTCACCTGCTGGCGACGAAAGCAACGGCGGGCTCATCTCGCGCCCTAAGCGACCTCGCACAGGCGCGAAGTGATGACGATGACTCGAGGGTGGAGTTTGCAGCATCCCTGCCACCGATGCCACcgatgccgcagcagccccctCAGTGGAAGTCCCTTGTGGACGTCTCCCTTGGCTCGGTCCCCATCAAGAAAGCCACCGCAGCGGACACGTCCACCACGGAGCAAGCTCAGATGACGGTGACGCATCCCCGGGGCAGCGATAGCGAGCGCGTCGAGGGAGACTTGCGGGATATGAACGCCACGAGAGCGTGCGTGACGTcgagcacctccgcctctacGCTACTGCCCTCGCAATCCGCGACCCAGGCACGGCTTGGGGCCGTGATGAAGGCTTCGAACGCGCACTCGACCTGTGCGGGCGAGTATGCGGCCTGGCAGTCGTGGGGCGCAGCGTTGAAGGGTACAGAAGACCCCCCACCGCTGCGACCGCCCAGACCCACGACGACGCCGGATCAGCTGAATATGCGCCATCACGTTCTCAAGGCCGACAACGGCGACTGGACAGAGACTGACGTACCTGATGCGGTAACTAGCGTGAGGGAGAGCACGATGGAAGCGAGGCAGTGGATGCGGCGCTCCCCCAGCGACCTCCTGAGTACTGTTCTGTCAACGGTAGTCAGCACAACCGTATCTTGCAGCGCTGCTACATCGGCCACATCTTCCCTGTCgagcgacgacgaggaggacctAGAATCGTGCGAGAGCATCTACGAGCGACTCTTTGAGCAGGAGCAGCCGTGCCGCCCATACAAGGTAGCGGAGCACATGCCTCTACCTCTAGTGCCAGGCGGCTCTCGCGAGATtagcggcgacgccgtcgaCTTTGTGCGATCGTGTCTCCACCTGGACCCCACAGAACGTCGCACTGTGTTCGAGCTGTTCCGCCATCCCTGGATTcgcggagaggagaaagcgggAGTGGCGGAGCTCAGCACCTCCCTCAAGCTCCCGAGACGGTCCTCGTCAGTGGACGAGAACGGTGGTGACGGGGAATCGTCGTTTCGTCCTTGAAAGCACGCAGTTAACACCAATGAATGAGCAGGTCGTTGCACGAAAGACAGTGGGGACCAGGCTGATGGCAGCCTGAACTACCCCAGTGCgcggcacctgcgccgctcctGTGGCAGCCGTGAGCGGGTGCTGCACGTGTCCGACCcgaccctcgctgcctacggGGTTTGGGGAGGCTGAGTGACACCTCGAGGGGAGGCACGCACGGGGTGGTGCCCTGGCATGATGTGggggcagctgcgcggcgagCTGCGGAGCCGATGGTGGGTAGAGCTTGAGGCCGAGGCCGTGCTCCAGGTACGGGAGCCAGCAGTACTCGAAGCGGTCTGtgccttctgctgcttcgcagcagACGATGGTTCTGTGCTAGCCTGAGTAGAGTTGAATATCAACTACGGCTCGACGGCAGGGAAATGGGGCCTACGGGGGAAGAAAAACCTTCGCTCGGCACTGCGCTTCGTGAGGCGAAAAgtctctcctcttcacttcctttctttttatGCTTTTTGTTACTTCGCCATTCTGCCCCCGTCCACTCGAGCAGGCGTGTGTACGTTTGCCGGTGTTGCCGCTCTCACGCCCCCTACTCCCCCCTTACAAATCTACGTGACCTCGGCTTGTATGCTGTGTTTTCTGTTCGCCATGTGTGACGCCCCTACAATTCTCCGCTGCGATGCtcgcgtgtgcttgtgtgtagGGGAGGGGCATCTTAGCTCACTCAGATGCCTCTTGCTCATGTATGatcgcctcctcttctcgaTAGATTCAAGTCTGATGACGTGAGGGTTTGTTTCGTGTTGAGCAATCGGCACATCGCTATTACTTCCAGTACCAAGGCGCCTCGATCGCACCACGACGACTGTGCAGagaggcgaaaaaaaagactGCGTTACCTCTACTTAATGCTCGCACTCTCCGGTCTCATGTGTCTCGCATACCGCGCTCATCCCAACTGGCTTCCCTcatgctctcttctctcgagTGAATTATAAAGTTCgagggaggtggtgtggGAAAGGAGCACCTGCTGAATATTCACGCTTAGAAGGTGCGTGCCGCACACTGACGCCCATCGGatcttccttcccctccaaCACTCGCTTTTTCAGTTTCCctgtcctcctcttcccctctctttgaTTGCTCTCCTCCTGTTGTGGTGCAACATGCGTGCTCACATGACTTTTCAGAAACAGAGCCCgattttctttttttttttctttccgttTCGCCCTTTCTGTGTCTTTTCGAACTCTGCGTCATATCTCTTACGTGTCTCACAACTTCACTTGCCTCTCCCGCCCTCCCCCAAACCCCGCTTCCccagcaccacctctctctcacctccgtctcttcccttcttcgtCCAACACCACCCCTTTTCCAGCCTCAGCCTCAGCTATTTGCGACGACAGGTGGCGCTAAGAACGCCGGCAATCGAGCTCACAGTGGGTGATACGAACGAGgcaggaaagaagaaggcacACGGCGTAGATCGACCACCACTTGAGcgagccaaaaaaaaaaaacagaagaagACTGGCCGCCCTACCTGATCGCTGCCTCTGGTAAACTTGCGCTGCGCCCCTGGTGCCAAACGCCTTGATGCTCTTCGCTCGCCCCATCCCCCtcttttcgtctctctcccccttttctctcacACGCACCGTCTCACTCATCATCGGCGCTCTGGTGCACCACGAGGAACGTGCACGTCTACAAGGAAGCCGAAGAAGGTGAAGCCTGTATCATCACCTCTCACAACTGCAGCGACACAAAGGCCACACGGCACGGGCACTACAAAGTGAATAGCACAGCGcgaaaataaataaataaacaGACGTGAGCGTCACGCGAGGGAATTGCGCACTCTGCGCCTTACTGTTTCTCTAGTAGCCGTAGGACCTCCCTGGAATACTCATCCGCAGCCATAAACTTAAGCACATCGTCgttcctccgcctccactcCCTCCCACACGTCCTACTTTCCCCACCTACCCACACCCGCCATAGAGAAACATTAACTGAAGTATCTCATCTCTTACTCCTACCAactctcttttcgctttaCTCACACGTTTTTCTTCGAACTCCTCACCCCatcgcgcctcctccttcgctgtcCCCCGCGACCCTTGACATGCATCTggctgacacacacacacacacacacacctcccctGTTTATTTCCTTTTCTTCATCCTTTTATCGTCTCTCTATTTCTGAGTAAAGACACAGCGGAGAAAGACAGAAAGGGCTTCCACGCCCACCGTAACGACAGAAAGGCAGTGCtggtggagggggaagagCGCACTCGTgaccgtgtgtgtgtgtgtgtgtgtgtgtgcgtgtatccGTGCATCTCATTGGGTCTTCATCTCTTTTTCAAGAATATATATTTAGTAACGTCCCCGCCTTCTTCTATcggcccctctctctttccttttcaccTCCTCTAACCAGTCTTTGCTCACCTGTGgttctctctcgttgtgccttttcctttctcttgttgCCGTTGCCGTTGTCAgtgtgcagctctgccactGTCGCCCTGAATTGACTACTCTCTTTTGCTCTGGTGGGCCTCATTTCGCCTAATTTTTATTTTATTTCTTTGAGAATTTCTTTTCActtatttttttttgcttctgctTTTTttcactcacacacacgtttgTTGTTTACGTTGTCACCCACcctctcactcactcacacgCGGATTCGGCTGGctcttttgttgttgcaCTTTTCGCTCTTTACCCTCGTTTCAACGGGAcctcgttgttgttgtctccCTCTTGTCGTCACCTCTCTGTATAtcgcctttttctctccccctcctggCCTTTATCgagtgcgtctctctctctctcctccattCGCACTTCAGCACCGctgttgttttgttttggggggttgtgtgtgtgtgtgtaaatTCGTGttcgctcgctctttttgCTCTCCTGATTTGTCCGACCTCTCCCCTGTTTCCCTGTGGTGTCGACCCGCCGTTTGCAGGCCTCTTGCAGCTTACTGCCACTCctcctgccctctctctgtctcctctTGATTGCCTGACCTGCTCATCCTACAACGACGACGGGGTGGCCAAACACACCTGCGAAAAGGCCCCTTCTGCccttttttgtgtttctttgttgcctctcccccctctcttcccgctGGCCCTCTCGAcattttcttttgtgtgcatgtgtgttgAAGTCGCTTTCTTTGGGTTTACTCTCTTTTcttattttttttcctctccccttgtTGGCAACACGGTCGCTTGTCTTTACGTTTCttcgcgctgcgccacctaTCCATCGAAGCTGTCATTGCAacccctttctccctttcctctttccttttctctcccttgcaactcgtgtgtgtgtgtgtgtgtgggtgttttgTGGCGCGTAATCAAAGTCGTCGTCCTCCCGAGCTGTGCATGGTGTCCACCCATACAGCCCCCCTTTGTGGCTTGTGGACGCTTTTTTAGTGGGCTCGTGTTCTCTCGCAGTTGTTCACTctgtcccctccccccccccccccgtagCTCACTTGGTGGAACGCGGCCCTTCTGCTCCCCCTCAGCTTTTACCCatcagctctctctctgtgtgtgtgtacgtgaTCATCTCGTacgcttctcctttctttttttcttctctttgcAGCACCTTCCATTGCCTTCGCAGTTATTTTTGCGTTTGTTGTTTCGGGCTGCGTGGCTATTTGCAGCACTAACTCTACtgagcttttttttttatctcTTCCCTTCCGTCGCTTTTCTGTTCCACCACACTCCAGTGGCAGGGATCCAGAGCGTATTGtgttgttttctcttctttggtgTTCgttcaccccctcccctctcccctcccccccccccccacacacacacacacacacacgggctGCAAAGTGGCATGCGCTGCATCGGGCGCCTCGAGTGTCTCTTTCTGACTCTCGCGACAACGATCAGCCGTTCTCTGGGTCTTGTTTGTTTCACTGAAATCTGCCGCccgccacccacgcgcacacgtctcCATGTATCCTCGTGCTCGCGCTAAGGGGGGCCCGAAAGGAATCGGGCATGGAGATGACGACGCGGTCTTAGCTGTGGCTCAGCCGATTGCGCCGCCGCTAGTCTCTGACGCTCTCTCGCAGTCCAACACAACAGTCGGGCATAGTGAGCCTCCTCACTTCTTCTTACACAGCACTTCTAGCCATCACGCCTCCATGGGTAGCGGAAACCGGCAGAGCGTGCATacatcgcagcagcagccaccaccaaCACTAACACCCGGGACACACATACCACCAGGCATGTACTGTGAGTCGATGGAGGATAGGAGTGCCTCATcgcctgcaccgccaccactgaACCTCTACGCTGGTAGCACGCATCACCACAGCGGCTTCGTAGGGACTGGCATGCACCGCCGCACAGCGTCACTCTCATacgagcaacaacagcagctaCTGCcgcgaccgccgccgcttcacATGAGCGGCCATCAGGGAGACTGGATAGCGGGCGCTAGCAGCAGTCTGACCATGGGTGGCACGACAACGCTTGACTCCCCTGCGGGTATGATCTTCTTTAGCACGACGGGGCCGCCGTCCTTCTCGCAGCACAGCCGtacaagcagcagcatgccTGGTGCCCcaacgggtgcagcgggtccTGAATGCACGAAGTACCGACCACCGCCAGGCTATGGCGAGATGAACCTCGGCAGCAATATTGGGGCCGGTGCGTCGTGGACAAACAACAGCAGTCTCGCGTCTATGAATCGCACCGTCACTTCCCTGAACGGCAGCGTCATCAATGCATCCAACGCGATACGCAAGTCGTCGTGCATGGTTCCCTCACCGACAGGGGTCTCAGTTGGTGTCAGCACGGCACTCGGCGCGACCGCGCCACCGGGGCCTTCGAACACGAGTGCCGACGCACCCATCATGCAGATTGAACTGACAGAGTGTAGCCGCCCAGTTGCGACGCCTGCTCCTTTGGGTCATGTTTACGAGACCGACCCGTCAGGACACTCTACCACGACCGCACCGTCTCCGAACACCTCCGCAAGAGCGGCCGCGACGCCTTTGAGTGCCGCCGTTCCCAGGTTGGCGACGCTCATGGTCAAAGTGAGCGGAAGCGCGTCAGCAGTGTGCCCCTCGGCACCTCTGTCGCCTCTGATCAGCTCCCCATCActcgcccagcagcagcctgaGTTGCCGGCACGACAACAGCGCTCCGCTGGGAAATCTACCCGCTCGCGTCCCATGACCTTGGACCCCCGTAagggcagctgtgccagCGACAGGAACGACACTTCAGCCTCGGTGGGCAACATGGATAGCGCTGACGCAGCGTTCCATGAAGATCAAGGCAGCTCGCCTGGCATGAGGCCGTCGAAGCCAACCAtagaggaggcggaagcgCGGTACCGCTATCTCTACGAGGAGTTCCTAAAAACGAgccgcgtgcgtgcgaaGCTCGTCGAGGAGAGCGATCGCATGAAGCGTGAGCAGACGATGCTGCGAGAGGAGCTCGACTACTACCGCCGCAAGGTCGCATTTGCCGCTGAGGAGCGGGAAGCGCTCTTGGCTGACTACCGAGATGACGTTCACAGCGCCTTGCGCCTCGCacagctgctggcggcggatGTTGCCGCTGCGTACAACAGCCGTGGTAGTGCGCCAAATTCAACTTTAGAGCggcacgacggcggcgaaggtTTTCCTGCGGTGTCTCCGCAGCAGACGCTCGACGCAGC of Leishmania braziliensis MHOM/BR/75/M2904 complete genome, chromosome 19 contains these proteins:
- a CDS encoding putative protein kinase, which encodes MMLPPSAPSWDPGPPDPALYSTTSSHDDTPEYADTPTSPSCLHSVRKTPRGLSAEDGTASPTPASMEMSKRETHHSQCSTAQPLKPLTAGLSLASVAEVPRCTLAGVTTQRSSDLPHSSMDGGGVSSALIRATPTESLAQVDGPLRLPLFTNPSSVRLRLDVMLQVSSGNAISDQARTSVSSTSSNRREVSRTRQQSPLTFVSQLPSDSCIRASSLAGFCVQHVKAHGRNEGPFPAPPSVHPALSTTNSAGVVSVLSDTHFDRSVDDACGTVESNFIGAAAASCTVVHATPSAFGTPPRPSTALSSSLAGVGGAPSLNSSNPSTSVSALKDRHSSGTGMDWVPSKSSSLQPFRASLLDSDDVGAEDFGSEVSGTEVTSVRVEVSHRRCDSAVAGGRCSRLASGRSVSTPVSGALGGFAPDVSGTSAGGTTASAAAVRPAGTGSGGGAEVQATGCPFGWRMFSSLTSQRGSGDGGAPASSLGIFQSGLFLSMDESDALPASVMDVPMTPQSFSTMLLARENGEGVPYTFRTSSAASVSTTNGARVSPFPPPVPECSDTLLGLSSQQATILSGAAEEVWCRDRVTVKRTEEWCVDGGDRDSHGACTRSTTVTSGFGQRPSLVTDSGSAGLVLGGHYMTPLSSFHLATGSSQPEMPMSGVNVDEIPSTPTDLTALPHPPPLFSARHRRQRQGGLHRNCGGGVGSSSSRVDWETGVIETDRLDRARAVSKDSARSYEIVNEKYVMYDYELGKGSYSTVKLSYNLVDGHFYAVKVLDCARLKRRQLGSEASLCKIDQEITMMKQVQHRNIIALHEVIRDPSMRYVYLVLELAESREVLSMRDNGDVLPRGENAASKAYPEDTTREIVKGLLQALMYAHYLGVAHRDIKPSNVLRTADGTVKLCDFGVSVLAGEVAMQLNREGSVAFLAPELLLSREADVSRSVTPPDSSPSTTQNRSALHILGDDTLARTACITVTSTTTTTSAMQLASSVRQASPMEEAATSAPCLTAVFADAPLQPSPRATSSRSPQREMASLSGDTSSSIPPQASSVSLPQRDARGDGGAPHRAFFRTSSLSPRGTAAPAHGTADVMASATPCSGNVSAASPLTGTSWTSTPAVQQLGYPLIAVDHTPVDLFKADVFALGVTVYTMLLGQLPWRASSAESQRTAILAEPDPFLRLYKAAYGDAYTWPAKIREACMPCCDMIAGDAFPVTSPATMLASNKDGRSASHGNANSERSEEPRVCAAEKGNGAAPSRTTALPCKWTQWSSTGASQDECTSGPERCALTAMKLVAAPHFYCDVTTRRDPNSVNHVAECSSKTTGLSCPTSHLLATKATAGSSRALSDLAQARSDDDDSRVEFAASLPPMPPMPQQPPQWKSLVDVSLGSVPIKKATAADTSTTEQAQMTVTHPRGSDSERVEGDLRDMNATRACVTSSTSASTLLPSQSATQARLGAVMKASNAHSTCAGEYAAWQSWGAALKGTEDPPPLRPPRPTTTPDQLNMRHHVLKADNGDWTETDVPDAVTSVRESTMEARQWMRRSPSDLLSTVLSTVVSTTVSCSAATSATSSLSSDDEEDLESCESIYERLFEQEQPCRPYKVAEHMPLPLVPGGSREISGDAVDFVRSCLHLDPTERRTVFELFRHPWIRGEEKAGVAELSTSLKLPRRSSSVDENGGDGESSFRP